Proteins found in one Aethina tumida isolate Nest 87 chromosome 1, icAetTumi1.1, whole genome shotgun sequence genomic segment:
- the LOC109597263 gene encoding uncharacterized protein LOC109597263, whose protein sequence is MMSPSQFCIFCLVNAIVPIWSAFPPSLRYPLPVAINRITDLSLSCDSQSINITVEMQHPFKGLLFAKDFAQECKSIGVFSNTVSISLPTSGCGVRLNSRSDENGFLEMFYSVTVIVQQDRHLRQITDQERIVQCSVNDSAFLVKSKPMQDVIRNELTSHVNNHRVGRMKKLEGWSKEFDDEPIEQQLNETLLAARAWMEIVPEQVEDRPFGTLQVGETALLSVKSTLPSGIGWKVVDCVAHDGLGDSSQKLLDEQGCPVDDVLLPIPTLGPVRPIAMMRHQEAVSRFSAFKFPDRDRLHLSCGLQLCRKACPEVDCNSYSDTFENRLGRQLSKGSDGEVLDRLEVFNSVEVLAPEIDDLRKSERYLNTESPTYPFTNLPGDRTFCVSPDKMAIAFCILGLIFLTAVVIAACALLRARRTGVDVPYYTRSLFSSSSGGGGSAFGSKLLLHESPCMGQSASNRGLQYGRIL, encoded by the exons ATGATGAGTCCCAGTCAGTTTTGTATATTCTGCCTGGTGAATGCAATAGTTCCTATATGGAGTGCCTTTCCACCCAGTCTCAGATACCCACTACCCGTTGCCATAAACCGAATCACCGATCTCAGTCTTAGCTGCGATTCCCAAAGCATTAACATTACGGTGGAGATGCAGCATCCCTTCAAAGGCCTGCTCTTCGCTAAAGATTTCGCTCAGGAGTGCAAGTCAATCG GGGTGTTCTCAAATACTGTGTCCATAAGCTTGCCAACTTCCGGTTGTGGAGTGAGATTAAATTCGCGAAGCGACGAGAATGGCTTCTTGGAGATGTTCTACAGCGTGACTGTGATTGTGCAGCAGGACCGCCACCTGCGTCAGATAACCGACCAGGAAAGGATAGTACAATGTTCGGTAAATGATAGCGCCTTTCTAGTTAAAAGCAAACCCATGCAGGATGTGATTAGAAATGAACTCACATCACATGTTAATAATCACAG ggtTGGTCGTATGAAGAAATTGGAGGGTTGGTCGAAGGAATTTGATGACGAGCCGATTGAACAACAACTAAATGAAACGTTATTGGCTGCAAGGGCCTGGATGGAGATTGTTCCGGAACAGGTGGAGGACAGACCTTTTGGAACATTGCAAGTTGGGGAGACGGCCTTGCTTTCTGTAAAATCTACACTTCCCA GTGGCATTGGTTGGAAAGTAGTCGACTGCGTTGCCCACGATGGCCTGGGCGATTCATCCCAGAAGCTTTTAGATGAACAAGGTTGTCCAGTCGACGACGTCCTCTTACCAATACCAACATTGGGCCCTGTTAGACCTATTGCCATGATGAGACACCAAGAGGCGGTTTCCAGGTTCTCTGCTTTTAAATTTCCTGACCGTGACAGGTTGCACCTTTCTTGTGGACTACAACTTTGTAGAAAAGCATGTCCGGAG gtCGACTGTAACTCCTACAGCGATACGTTTGAGAATCGGCTGGGAAGACAGTTGTCTAAAGGATCGGATGGGGAGGTCCTGGATAGGTTGGAGGTGTTCAATAGCGTTGAAGTGCTGGCACCTGAAATCGACGATTTGCGTAAAAGTGAGCGCTACCTGAACACTG AATCCCCAACATATCCATTCACGAATCTACCTGGAGACAGGACGTTTTGCGTCTCACCAGACAAAATGGCAATCGCCTTCTGCATCCTGGGCCTGATCTTCCTCACAGCCGTAGTGATAGCCGCATGTGCCCTTCTAAGGGCCCGCAGGACCGGCGTGGACGTGCCGTATTACACGAGAAGTTTGTTTTCGTCGAGCAGCGGTGGTGGAGGTTCGGCTTTCGGGAGCAAGCTGTTGCTGCATGAAAGTCCATGTATGGGACAATCAGCTTCGAACAGAGGGTTGCAGTACGGAAGGATCCTCTGA
- the LOC109597252 gene encoding neprilysin-4-like has protein sequence MSQKLNAQTTSSKPSLRPFFSKQARSEQEIRMLQSNLMKKYMNNKTDPCDDFYDYACGNWKKYFIIPPDRTTYDTFEMVRENLDNVIRDILDDIEVPPVSEELDQSFRSDQFARSLFQPSNQLNPTSALVKVKHFYMSCMNQDVINGRGDEPLMRIINQLGGWPILNKNWNLKNFDTIWVLAQLRLLNNDVLISEWVGPDMKNSNEYIIHIDQTSLGLPSREYYVDPANIKYLNAYKAFITEIVHILGGRNVQKDVNEIVDFEINLAVIMSSSEDKRNVSDVYLRTDLETLPLYFPQFDWHKYFSIILGRTVNPQYPVACYCSEYLQKLTYRLSVTPERVIQNYILWRFIRHRTSNLGHKFTDAKQRFYNVLFGREEEPPRWTFCVSQANANMGMAVGALFVKKYFDKGSRNDTIHMTEQLEAAFRDTLLENLWLDNHTKEYARMKINQMDLKIGFPDFILNEKQLAERYDDIQIHPEYFFENILLILRHLTRSEQTRIGNKVNRSLWSTSPAVVNAYYSRNKNQILFPAGILQPPFYHKFFPKALNFGGIGVVIGHEITHGFDDKGRLFDHEGNLHLWWREASIQKFYAKATCLINQYSRFVLPEINSTLDGFLTQGENIADNGGLKQAFRAYSTWLKSNNYENEKLPGMDLNGKQLFFLNFAQVWCGQQRLEAAKSRMKTSVHAPGIFRVIGALSNSEDFARAYNCPKGSPMNPVTKCTIW, from the coding sequence atgtcTCAAAAGTTAAATGCACAAACCACTTCGTCAAAACCAAGTCTTCGCCCATTTTTTTCCAAACAGGCAAGATCAGAACAGGAAATTAGGATGCttcaaagtaatttaatgaaaaagtaCATGAACAATAAAACCGATCCATGTGACGATTTCTACGATTACGCTTGCGGAaactggaaaaaatatttcattataccACCAGACAGAACTACATACGATACATTCGAAATGGTTAGAGAGAATTTAGACAACGTTATCAGAGACATTCTCGACGACATTGAAGTGCCACCTGTATCTGAGGAACTTGACCAAAGCTTCAGAAGTGATCAGTTTGCACGGTCCCTTTTTCAACCTAGTAACCAGCTAAATCCCACAAGTGCACTAGTAAAGGTCAAACATTTCTACATGTCTTGTATGAATCAAGATGTTATAAACGGTAGGGGAGATGAACCCTTAATGAGAATCATAAACCAATTAGGTGGATGGcctatattaaataagaattggaatttgaaaaattttgatactaTTTGGGTACTAGCTCAGTTGAGACTTTTAAACAATGATGTTCTAATTTCGGAATGGGTTGGCCCAGATATGAAAAACTCTAACGAATATATCATTCATATTGATCAGACATCCTTAGGATTACCTTCCAGGGAGTACTACGTGGATCCtgccaatataaaatacttaaacgcATACAAAGCGTTCATAACAGAAATCGTACACATACTTGGTGGTCGAAATGTACAAAAAGACGTAAATGAAATAGTGGATTTTGAAATCAACTTGGCTGTGATTATGTCATCATCTGAAGATAAAAGAAATGTATCTGATGTGTATCTCAGAACTGATTTGGAAACACTTCCACTATATTTTCCTCAGTTCGATTGGCACAAATATTTTAGCATAATCCTGGGGAGAACAGTTAATCCACAATATCCAGTTGCTTGTTATTGTTCAGAATACCTACAAAAATTAACCTATCGCCTAAGCGTTACGCCTGAAAGAGTGATACAGAATTATATCCTCTGGAGATTTATACGACATAGAACTAGTAATTTAGGACACAAATTCACAGATGCAAAGCAACGATTCTACAATGTGCTTTTCGGTAGAGAAGAAGAACCGCCCAGATGGACATTTTGCGTGTCTCAAGCTAACGCTAATATGGGAATGGCTGTGGGCGCATTGTTTGTGAAGAAGTATTTCGACAAAGGTAGTAGAAATGATACCATCCACATGACCGAACAATTGGAAGCTGCATTTAGAGATACTTTGTTGGAAAATCTTTGGCTAGATAATCACACAAAAGAATATGCCAGAATGAAAATCAATCAGAtggatttaaaaattggttttcccgatttcattttaaatgaaaaacaactaGCAGAAAGATACGACGATATACAAATACATCCTGAGTACTtttttgagaatattttattaattttacgacACTTAACTAGATCTGAACAGACACGTATAGGCAACAAGGTAAACAGGTCTCTTTGGTCCACATCACCGGCTGTTGTAAACGCCTATTACAGcaggaataaaaatcaaattttattcccAGCTGGTATCTTACAACCACCATTCTATCATAAATTTTTCCCTAAAGCCCTGAATTTCGGTGGAATCGGTGTGGTAATAGGACACGAGATCACCCATGGTTTCGACGATAAGGGCAGATTGTTCGACCACGAGGGCAATCTGCATCTTTGGTGGCGTGAAGCATCAATACAGAAATTTTATGCCAAAGCTACTTGTCTCATAAACCAGTACAGTAGGTTCGTTCTTCCAGAAATCAACTCAACACTGGATGGTTTTCTAACACAGGGCGAGAACATTGCCGACAATGGGGGCCTTAAACAAGCGTTCCGAGCATACTCAACATGgcttaaaagtaataattatgagaatgaaaaactgCCTGGGATGGATTTAAATGGCAAACAGTTattctttttgaattttgCTCAGGTCTGGTGCGGTCAACAACGTCTGGAAGCGGCTAAAAGTCGAATGAAGACTTCGGTACATGCGCCTGGTATTTTTAGAGTGATTGGAGCGCTTAGCAACTCGGAAGATTTTGCACGTGCATACAATTGCCCTAAAGGCAGTCCCATGAATCCTGTCACCAAATGTACTATTTGGTAA